GTCTGATTTTTCCGATAGGATCAATGAAGAATACGGCCCTTACAGCAGCAGTTTCACTTTCACCAGGCTGAAGCATTCCGTAGAGTTTGGATACACTCATATCGATGTCAGCAATAATTGGAAATTCGAAAAGGACTCCTGTGTTCTTTTTCACATTGTTGACCCAAGCGATATGCGCGTGGATCGAATCAATACTCAATCCGATCAGGTTGGTGTCATGTTCATCAAAGAATTTTTGATCCAGTGCAAAACCGCTCATTTCGGTGGTGCACACCGGAGTAAAGTCAGCGGGGTGAGAAAACAGAATCGTCCATTTTCCTTTGATGTAATCCGAAAATTTGATTTTTCCGGTAGTGGTCATTGCTTCAAAATCCGGAGCAAGATCACCGATACGTGGCATAGTTAGTGTTGTAGTTTCCATGTGTATGATTATTGTTGTTTTTTGAAATTCATAGAACAAATCTACCGATGACCTGGTCATCAGATCGTGACCTAGGTCACCGCAGACCGTGTCCTTTGCCTTTTTCTTGATTGTCTTTCTCTATGTGCCATGCTGGATTTTCGAGTTCATTCTCATAGATATAGGCAATGATTTTTTTCAAATCCTCTTCGCTAACAGCTGGTTTTGGCATTAGTCCAAACCTTTTGATTGGTCCCTTCATTACAGCAGTTTCTTCTTTGGGGTTTAGAATAAAGCTGAGCATCGCTGATTTGAATTCTTTTTCATCCGGAAACGCTTCAAGGTAATGCTTCTTCACCCCCCAAAGTGGAGGCGCGATTATCTCGTCATGGGACTTTGATTTTGGGTTGTGACAGAGGTAGCAGTTGCGTTCCAGCAATTCCAATCCAGAACTGATTTGCTCATTTGAGGTATTCAGTTGGGATGGACGAGTTATTACAGAGTTATCGGATATTTCCATCCCAATGCTTAGGAGAGATAATACAGGGATTAAAATTGAAATCATGACTTCTTTTAGTTAGGGATCTGGCATGAAGACCTTGCCGAGGAAATGATGCTTGAATATTGATCCTGAGATATGTACTCCGGGGTATATTCTACTCCAGCTACTATTGCCTGATTATTGAATGATCGGAGGTGATTTTCAGAGCCACATTTTAAACTGGAGTAGACATTGATGATTTGGGTATTTGAAGTTTCGCTCATGGCTTTTTCCAAATCGAATATGTCCATATCCTCAATAAGTAGCCCCACTTGGATAGCCTCTCCAAGTGATCCATCCACTCGATGGATTAG
Above is a window of Algoriphagus sanaruensis DNA encoding:
- a CDS encoding c-type cytochrome — protein: MISILIPVLSLLSIGMEISDNSVITRPSQLNTSNEQISSGLELLERNCYLCHNPKSKSHDEIIAPPLWGVKKHYLEAFPDEKEFKSAMLSFILNPKEETAVMKGPIKRFGLMPKPAVSEEDLKKIIAYIYENELENPAWHIEKDNQEKGKGHGLR
- a CDS encoding peroxiredoxin, yielding METTTLTMPRIGDLAPDFEAMTTTGKIKFSDYIKGKWTILFSHPADFTPVCTTEMSGFALDQKFFDEHDTNLIGLSIDSIHAHIAWVNNVKKNTGVLFEFPIIADIDMSVSKLYGMLQPGESETAAVRAVFFIDPIGKIRLMMYYPLNVGRNMEEIKRALIALQTADKYKVALPLNWTPGEKAIVPPPKTVSEMIEREASDYEMVDFYLAKKELPMN